One genomic segment of Catalinimonas alkaloidigena includes these proteins:
- a CDS encoding DUF5723 family protein — protein sequence MKYIYLLSFLIISVHGVQAQQELTLRNMNGVVQSAHTNPSSVPMHKMILTLGSSYHVNVKNTGFTYNQFLAQVETTETGQRVLDIGRLANDLKLNGKDYVHSSASADIFGLNFKAGKNRFSLNITEHVQARLGYSSSLLDLAVEGNTPGSTTSLDGYKLNGMHYREIGLGFNRKILAEDKLVVGGRIKTLFGMSNVRTVRSNVNLHTAGEEDLYAITADADILVRTAGVDMLEEVDIDYLTNMANLGLGLDLGASYQYSSALSFSASIINLGYIKWKEGVTNYKSQGVYTFTGINNNELFSGSFEFDETEVIDSIASVFEFDETNEAYSTSLPTQIYLSGSYQLASKTMASATLYSDFMGGFRKGMSLGVTQTLGRWFQASASYTMHARSYNNLGLGIAMGTGLQFHAVTDNLLALMQPGNAKLANMRAGFNFLF from the coding sequence ATGAAATATATATACTTATTAAGCTTTCTCATAATATCTGTACATGGAGTACAGGCTCAGCAGGAGCTTACCTTGCGTAATATGAATGGAGTAGTTCAGTCTGCGCATACAAACCCTTCATCAGTACCTATGCATAAAATGATCCTGACGCTTGGGTCATCTTATCATGTCAATGTGAAAAATACAGGTTTCACTTACAATCAATTCCTTGCGCAGGTAGAAACTACTGAAACAGGTCAGCGAGTATTGGATATTGGAAGACTGGCAAATGACCTCAAGCTAAATGGCAAAGATTATGTGCATAGCAGTGCATCGGCTGATATATTTGGGTTGAACTTCAAAGCGGGCAAAAATCGTTTTTCCCTTAATATAACTGAACATGTACAGGCAAGACTAGGGTACTCCAGTAGTTTGTTGGATCTGGCTGTAGAAGGTAATACTCCGGGTAGCACTACAAGTCTGGATGGGTACAAGCTTAATGGCATGCATTACCGAGAGATAGGACTTGGTTTTAACAGAAAGATTCTGGCTGAAGACAAACTAGTAGTAGGAGGAAGGATTAAGACACTCTTTGGAATGTCCAATGTCCGTACTGTGCGTTCCAATGTTAATTTGCATACAGCCGGAGAAGAGGATCTGTATGCCATCACCGCCGATGCAGATATTCTGGTTCGTACTGCCGGTGTAGATATGTTGGAAGAAGTAGATATAGATTATCTGACAAATATGGCTAACCTTGGGCTTGGCTTAGACCTTGGTGCAAGCTATCAGTATTCAAGTGCATTGAGTTTCAGTGCCTCTATCATTAATCTTGGCTATATCAAATGGAAGGAAGGGGTTACGAATTACAAATCTCAAGGCGTGTATACCTTCACTGGGATTAATAATAACGAGCTTTTCAGTGGTTCTTTTGAGTTTGATGAAACTGAAGTGATTGATTCTATTGCTAGCGTCTTTGAGTTTGATGAAACTAACGAAGCGTACAGTACATCTTTACCTACTCAAATTTACCTTTCAGGCTCGTATCAACTGGCTTCCAAAACAATGGCTTCAGCTACACTTTATTCAGATTTTATGGGAGGTTTTCGTAAGGGAATGTCTTTAGGAGTAACTCAGACCCTTGGGCGATGGTTTCAGGCGTCAGCCTCATATACCATGCATGCACGTTCATACAATAACTTAGGTTTGGGAATCGCTATGGGTACAGGACTACAGTTTCATGCCGTTACAGACAACCTTCTTGCGCTTATGCAGCCCGGCAATGCCAAACTTGCAAACATGAGAGCAGGCTTTAACTTTCTTTTCTAA
- a CDS encoding acyl transferase, giving the protein MDAQNFEEHALSLFYWQAKHNVVYRQYLSHLDVKAEDIQRTTEIPFLPIAFFKHHKVITQENVKDASAYTYFESSGTTGQQKSRHYLNDADFYLQVCKKIFEEQYGELSQFHIFALLPSYLERQHASLVAMADYFIEQSQSNLSGFYLHNYDDLLENMRKAKQSGCKVLLLGVTFALLELAEKHRPNLEGIIVMETGGMKGRRKELIREELHQILKENLQVDYIHAEYGMTELLSQAYAKQDGVFRSPPWMRILIRDINDPFSIDQHLRYGGINVIDLANISSCAFIETQDLGKYNTKNDTFEVLGRFDHSDVRGCNLMISL; this is encoded by the coding sequence TTGGATGCTCAAAATTTTGAAGAGCATGCCTTATCGCTTTTCTACTGGCAAGCAAAGCACAATGTTGTTTACCGACAGTACCTTTCACACTTGGATGTAAAAGCTGAAGATATACAGAGAACAACTGAAATTCCCTTTTTACCCATAGCTTTCTTTAAGCATCACAAAGTAATCACGCAGGAAAATGTCAAAGATGCAAGCGCTTATACCTATTTTGAAAGCAGTGGCACAACTGGTCAGCAAAAAAGCAGGCACTATCTGAATGATGCAGACTTTTATCTGCAAGTGTGTAAGAAGATATTTGAGGAGCAATATGGCGAGCTTAGCCAGTTTCATATATTTGCACTTTTACCCTCCTATCTAGAACGACAACATGCTTCTCTGGTAGCTATGGCTGATTATTTTATCGAACAAAGCCAATCTAACTTATCAGGCTTTTACCTTCATAATTACGACGATTTATTAGAAAATATGCGCAAGGCAAAGCAAAGTGGCTGTAAAGTGCTTTTGTTAGGTGTCACTTTTGCCCTCTTAGAGCTCGCAGAGAAACATAGACCTAATCTTGAAGGTATAATAGTGATGGAAACTGGAGGAATGAAAGGAAGAAGAAAAGAGTTGATCCGTGAGGAACTTCATCAGATATTAAAAGAAAACCTTCAGGTTGATTATATACATGCTGAATACGGAATGACTGAATTGCTTTCCCAAGCTTATGCAAAACAGGATGGAGTGTTCCGATCCCCTCCCTGGATGCGTATCCTGATACGTGATATCAATGACCCTTTCTCAATAGATCAGCACCTGCGGTATGGTGGAATTAATGTGATTGATCTGGCTAATATAAGCTCATGTGCATTCATAGAAACTCAGGACTTGGGTAAGTACAATACTAAGAATGACACTTTTGAAGTATTGGGACGCTTTGACCATTCTGATGTCAGAGGATGCAACCTTATGATTTCTTTATAA
- a CDS encoding sigma-54-dependent transcriptional regulator: MAKILIIDDEKAIRGSLKEILEYEKYKVDEAEDGEEGLKMLHKEQYDIVLLDIKMPNMDGIEVLQKAIDAGNAAQFIMISAHGSIETAVEATKIGAYDFIEKPPDLNRLLVTIKNALDKSDLVAETKVLRKKISGVVDIVGESGPIEEVKNTIERVAPTEARVLITGPNGTGKELVAKWLHAMSNRASGPLVEVNCAAIPSELIESELFGHEKGSFTSAIKQKKGRFEQATGGTLFLDEIGDMSLSAQAKVLRALQEHKITRVGGDKAINVDVRVVAATNKDLKKEIEEGNFREDLYHRLSVILIHVPPLKERKDDIPLLVDKFLNDIAEEYGAPKKEITEDAFEQLKGFEWTGNIRELRNVVERLVIMCDTEITGQDVSKYA, from the coding sequence ATGGCAAAAATTCTGATCATCGACGATGAAAAAGCGATCCGGGGTTCTCTGAAAGAGATCCTTGAATACGAGAAATATAAAGTAGATGAAGCCGAAGATGGCGAAGAAGGGTTGAAAATGCTGCACAAGGAGCAGTACGATATCGTACTTTTGGATATCAAAATGCCTAATATGGATGGCATTGAAGTACTTCAGAAAGCGATAGATGCTGGTAATGCTGCTCAATTTATTATGATCTCGGCACACGGAAGCATTGAAACTGCAGTTGAAGCTACAAAAATTGGCGCCTACGATTTTATTGAGAAACCACCGGATCTAAACAGGTTACTGGTGACCATAAAAAATGCGCTAGATAAATCTGATCTGGTGGCTGAGACCAAAGTTTTGAGAAAGAAAATCTCTGGTGTAGTAGATATTGTAGGGGAGTCAGGTCCAATTGAAGAGGTGAAAAACACCATTGAACGCGTAGCTCCTACAGAAGCTAGAGTACTTATCACAGGGCCTAACGGTACAGGTAAAGAACTGGTAGCTAAGTGGTTGCATGCTATGAGTAATCGTGCCTCCGGACCATTGGTAGAAGTAAACTGTGCTGCTATTCCTTCAGAACTTATTGAGAGCGAGTTGTTTGGCCATGAAAAAGGTTCATTTACCTCAGCGATAAAACAGAAAAAAGGGCGTTTTGAACAGGCTACTGGAGGAACTCTTTTCCTGGATGAAATCGGTGACATGAGCCTTTCTGCTCAAGCTAAAGTATTAAGAGCTCTGCAGGAACATAAGATTACCAGAGTAGGAGGTGATAAAGCTATTAATGTAGATGTAAGGGTAGTGGCTGCAACCAATAAAGACCTGAAAAAGGAAATTGAAGAAGGAAACTTCAGGGAAGACTTATACCATCGTCTTAGTGTAATTTTAATTCATGTGCCACCTTTGAAAGAGCGAAAAGATGATATCCCTCTGCTGGTGGATAAGTTTCTGAATGATATTGCCGAAGAATATGGAGCACCAAAGAAAGAGATCACTGAAGATGCCTTTGAACAGCTAAAAGGGTTTGAATGGACCGGAAATATCCGGGAACTTCGTAATGTAGTTGAGCGCCTTGTCATCATGTGTGATACAGAGATCACCGGTCAAGACGTATCTAAATATGCTTAG
- a CDS encoding acetyl-CoA C-acyltransferase: protein MEEVYIVSAVRTPIGSFGGSLASLSAIDLGAAAIKGALQKANVAQEQVQEVLMGNVVSANLGQAPARQAAIASGIPYEVPCTTINKVCSSGMKSVMFASQSIMLGQQDIIVAGGMESMSNIPYYLPKARFGYKYGGGELIDGLEKDGLYEVYNKFAMGNCADNTAKEMNISREEQDEYAINSYKRAAVATESGFFRHEIVPVKVAQRKGDPLTIEEDEEFKKVNFDKIPSLRPVFSSEGTVTAANASTINDGASALVLVSKKKAEELGLNPIAKIRGFADAAQDPLWFTTAPSLAIPKAMKLAGVGHSDVDFYEINEAFSAVAIANNRQLNLNPETVNVFGGAVALGHPLGCSGARIITTLCNVLHQKKREIGVAGICNGGGGASALVIEMI from the coding sequence ATGGAAGAGGTATATATTGTGTCCGCTGTTAGAACTCCTATTGGTTCTTTTGGAGGTAGCCTTGCTTCACTAAGTGCTATTGATTTGGGAGCCGCAGCAATCAAAGGAGCATTACAAAAAGCCAATGTAGCACAGGAGCAGGTGCAGGAAGTTTTGATGGGGAATGTCGTTTCAGCGAACTTAGGGCAGGCCCCAGCGAGGCAGGCAGCTATCGCTTCAGGCATTCCTTATGAAGTACCCTGTACCACCATCAATAAAGTTTGCTCATCAGGAATGAAATCTGTGATGTTTGCTTCCCAGTCTATTATGCTGGGTCAGCAAGATATTATCGTAGCAGGAGGAATGGAGAGTATGTCTAATATTCCTTACTACTTACCAAAAGCACGCTTTGGCTATAAATATGGGGGAGGTGAATTGATTGATGGCTTGGAAAAAGATGGCTTATATGAAGTCTACAATAAGTTTGCTATGGGCAATTGTGCTGACAATACAGCCAAAGAGATGAACATCAGTCGTGAGGAGCAGGATGAGTATGCGATTAATTCTTATAAAAGAGCAGCAGTAGCTACAGAATCAGGATTTTTTCGTCACGAAATAGTGCCGGTAAAAGTAGCTCAAAGAAAAGGTGATCCACTCACGATAGAAGAGGACGAAGAATTTAAGAAAGTAAATTTTGACAAGATACCTTCACTTCGCCCTGTTTTCTCCAGTGAAGGCACAGTCACTGCTGCCAATGCTTCCACAATTAATGATGGCGCTTCTGCATTGGTACTTGTTAGCAAAAAGAAGGCAGAAGAGTTAGGACTTAATCCTATCGCCAAAATCCGGGGCTTTGCAGACGCTGCCCAGGACCCGCTTTGGTTTACTACCGCTCCTTCATTAGCCATACCCAAAGCTATGAAACTGGCTGGTGTAGGCCACTCTGATGTAGATTTTTATGAAATTAATGAGGCTTTCTCAGCAGTAGCCATTGCCAATAACCGACAATTGAATCTGAATCCTGAAACAGTGAATGTCTTTGGAGGAGCTGTAGCCTTAGGTCATCCACTGGGCTGTTCAGGTGCACGTATCATAACCACCCTGTGCAATGTTTTGCACCAGAAAAAGAGAGAGATTGGAGTCGCTGGTATCTGCAATGGAGGAGGTGGTGCTTCAGCACTGGTTATTGAAATGATATAA
- a CDS encoding VWA domain-containing protein: MEWYHQFGKTEFVFIGLFILGYVLYISRMIRISRILNTGFPAIVAKVVLRTLYFLLFMVALLGPLMGNATKEVQAVGKDIFVAVDLSQSMNATDVQPSRLEKVKYELRDLVKAFSSDRIGLIIFSSEAFVQCPLTYDQSALNLFIETLNTGLVPNTGTDFGPPLRMALSKLDSDESIPSQQKSKVIILISDGEDFGDETSDVSQEIKNAGIKLFTLGVGTQDGSQILVRGVPKTDSDGNVVVTKLESSSLKQLADETGGQYFEVNDRRDDSSRLINAISQIEGELRDSRQVDTSSNKYLYFLVVGAVLFAVDHLFKFKTVKI; the protein is encoded by the coding sequence ATGGAATGGTATCATCAATTTGGAAAGACTGAATTTGTATTCATAGGACTTTTTATTTTAGGTTATGTCTTATACATCAGTCGTATGATCAGGATCAGCCGTATACTTAATACCGGATTTCCTGCTATCGTAGCAAAAGTGGTATTGCGTACCTTGTATTTTTTACTATTTATGGTGGCTTTGCTCGGCCCGCTTATGGGAAATGCTACAAAAGAAGTGCAGGCAGTGGGAAAAGATATTTTTGTTGCAGTAGATCTTTCTCAGTCTATGAACGCAACGGATGTGCAACCCAGCCGTCTTGAAAAGGTAAAATATGAACTACGAGATTTAGTAAAAGCTTTTAGTTCTGACCGTATTGGCTTAATTATATTTTCTTCTGAAGCTTTTGTACAGTGTCCACTCACTTATGATCAAAGTGCATTAAACCTTTTTATAGAAACGCTTAATACGGGATTAGTACCCAATACCGGTACAGATTTTGGTCCACCTTTACGTATGGCATTGTCTAAGTTAGATAGTGACGAAAGTATTCCCTCTCAACAAAAATCCAAAGTGATCATTCTTATTAGTGATGGTGAGGATTTTGGAGATGAAACGTCCGATGTTTCTCAGGAAATCAAGAACGCTGGAATTAAATTATTTACATTGGGAGTAGGAACACAAGACGGAAGCCAAATTCTGGTCAGAGGGGTTCCCAAAACAGATAGCGATGGTAATGTAGTTGTTACGAAATTAGAAAGTTCTTCACTTAAACAACTGGCTGATGAAACTGGTGGTCAATATTTTGAAGTGAATGACAGAAGAGATGATTCTTCCCGGCTCATCAATGCTATCAGTCAGATTGAAGGGGAGTTGAGAGATTCTCGTCAGGTAGATACATCATCTAATAAGTATCTTTATTTTTTAGTAGTAGGGGCAGTCCTCTTTGCGGTTGACCACTTGTTTAAATTTAAAACAGTAAAAATATGA